Proteins encoded in a region of the Uloborus diversus isolate 005 chromosome 1, Udiv.v.3.1, whole genome shotgun sequence genome:
- the LOC129223140 gene encoding protein ABHD11-like — protein sequence MDSYTPVKLAHYVAEPSSEDGASLAPIIFVHGLAASKEMWEDIPQVVANESKRKAYVIDLRNHGDTEWTDTFSFDILVDDLLHFMDENEIQKAILIGHSLGGAIVGRAALKKPDRVEALIVEDMIVVVNLPPEIDTAVRTIICKRYEYVQKIPAELDEKEAFKKLLDFMPEILQTAPEVIRNQSKNRENPYNFLKLKRNKDGRWDFPANYKVIIEFLNNAEELMSEPEGVYDGPTSFIYGTLSFIPIPAYEPQIKKHFPNAELAPIEGASHNITGDCPEELTKAIVNFLLKNNNEIN from the exons ATGGACAG CTACACTCCAGTAAAACTAGCACATTATGTTGCTGAACCAAGTAGTGAGGACGGGGCCAGTTTGGCACCCATAATCTTCGTTCATGGATTAGCAGCATCAAAAGAAATGTGGGAGGACATTCCTCAAGTGGTGGCAAATGAATCGAAAAGAAAG GCTTATGTAATTGATCTGCGAAATCATGGTGACACTGAATGGACAGACACCTTCAGTTTCGATATACTGGTGGATGACCTATTACATTTCATGGATGAAAACGAGATCCAGAAAGCAATTCTTATTGGGCACAGTTTGGGAGGAGCGATTGTCGGCAGAGCAGCTCTTAAAAAG CCCGACAGAGTTGAAGCTTTAATTGTAGAAGACATGATTGTTGTTGTAAACCTCCCTCCTGAAATAGACACAGCTGTAAGAACTATCATATGTAAGCGTTACGAGTACGTTCAGAAAATTCCTGCGGAACTAGATGAAAAGGAAGCGTTCAAGAAGCTTTTAGATTTTATGCCTGAGATTCTTCAAACAGCGCCAGAAGTTATA AGAAACCAGTCGAAAAACAGAGAAAATCCatataatttcttgaaattgaaacgTAACAAAGACGGAAGGTGGGACTTCCCGGCTAACTATAAAGTAATAATCGAGTTCTTGAACAATGCTGAAGAACTAATGTCGGAGCCCGAAGGTGTTTATGATGGTCCGACATCCTTTATCTAcggaactttatcatttataccTAT CCCAGCTTATGAACctcaaattaaaaagcattttcccAATGCAGAGCTAGCACCAATTGAAGGAGCTTCTCATAACATCACGGGAGATTGTCCAGAAGAACTAACCAAAGCGATCGTGAACTTTCTGTTGAAAAATAATAACGAGATAAATTga